One region of Cydia pomonella isolate Wapato2018A chromosome 9, ilCydPomo1, whole genome shotgun sequence genomic DNA includes:
- the LOC133520971 gene encoding 3-oxoacyl-[acyl-carrier-protein] reductase FabG-like, translating into MSFTGKVAIVTGAASGIGAATAKALAREGAKVVLVDKDEEKLQEIAKQCEQHGDKPLTIRADITKDEDVKTIVKETINHFCQLDILVNNAGIAGITSILDESLMESYDYIMNTNLRSMVHLTHLAAPYLIMTKGNVVNISSIASYRCRHKKYLCYAISKAGVSHFTRCVALDLAQHGVRVNTVNPGGTKTNILQNAGMPNSDETYEAWKDRAALKRMVEPEEIADLILFLASDKARSITGSAHVIDNGALLV; encoded by the coding sequence ATGAGTTTCACCGGCAAAGTGGCAATCGTGACTGGTGCTGCATCCGGGATAGGAGCTGCCACAGCCAAAGCACTGGCCAGAGAAGGTGCCAAGGTGGTCCTGGTCGATAAAGACGAAGAAAAACTACAGGAAATTGCAAAGCAGTGCGAACAACACGGCGATAAACCTCTCACCATCAGAGCGGACATCACTAAAGATGAAGATGTCAAAACGATAGTGAAAGAAACTATTAACCATTTTTGTCAGTTAGACATACTGGTAAATAATGCTGGAATTGCTGGTATTACATCCATATTAGATGAAAGTCTGATGGAAAGCTACGACTACATTATGAACACGAATCTCCGCTCAATGGTCCATTTGACACACCTTGCTGCTCCCTACCTGATCATGACTAAGGGTAACGTCGTTAATATTTCAAGCATCGCCTCTTATCGGTGCAGAcataagaaatatctgtgttatGCGATTTCGAAAGCCGGTGTAAGTCACTTTACGCGCTGCGTGGCTTTGGACCTTGCTCAGCATGGAGTAAGAGTGAATACTGTAAATCCTGGAGGTACCAAGACTAATATATTGCAAAATGCAGGAATGCCAAACTCAGACGAAACATATGAGGCCTGGAAAGACCGCGCTGCGTTAAAAAGGATGGTGGAGCCTGAAGAGATCGCAGATCTAATTCTGTTCCTGGCTAGTGATAAAGCTAGGAGCATTACTGGATCGGCGCATGTTATTGATAATGGTGCACTCTtggtttaa